aagaaagaaagaaagaaagaaagaaagaaagaaagaaagaaagaaagaaagaaaaaatgcttcaaaatttacaaaaaaaaaagttcctccCTATTAGGGGTCAGTTTGACCAATTATGTTCAAAATTAGCAATATACAATGATAAACAATaaaagtttctctttttttttttgtttgtttttttcaagacaagcattatttattttttaatacaactttCAGGCGAAACATTTAGCAAAAACAGGTGTGGAACATCTTGgtggtgagtaaacaatgacatattttaattttttggtgaactgtccctttaagtaaaaattaataaatgtaacagtttaatttataaacatgCACAGATGAATAATCTCCTGCATGACGTTTACACTCAGTCACGTGACTTGTTTAGGGCCCAGTAGTATGTGGATGTGCTGatgtgtgtttttcagctgcagtgCTGTTCTGACCAGAGGAGGCACTGCACTGTTTTCCAGCACTTTCCTTTACATTAGTCGAGTACAGTGTGTTTCACAGGCGTTTCCAGAAGCACACACTCTTTATATGTGCTGATATTTCACTCTTATAATAAGCAGCTACTTCTTGCAGCAGCTAGTGAGCATTTAATCTGTTCAGAAGTGACGGAAATTAAACAAGCATGAATGTACATACTTTGAAAGTTTTATAGTAAGGGCTCAAAAgctaatatttttgtcaaatgcGATTAGTTTGCGTCTCCTCTCCTCACTTTTCCTCGACGCAAACGGCACGCTGTgcgtcatgaatattaattacgttaCGTGACGTTCAACGTAGCTGCTTAACTTTATGTATTAGACACTTATACTTTACAAAATCGCATTTAtgagatacatttaaaaaaacaagggCGAAGTTTGTGACTGAAACTTATATCAGTCGTTCGGACTCATGTTTAGTGTAAATGTCACATCTACACAGAAGGGGAAAAATACGAATAAATcgggcatttatttatttatttattttgacaagaagtgacaataaaggcacaatatactataataatctggccagatatatatttaaatgctttaaaaaataaactaaatattttaaaatagccaaaaatatatttgtaaatataggaTAAAGGCATTATATTcggattattttttgtttttatgtcttaaaaatgtaaaaaaaaaaaaaaatcttaatgtgcatcaataatcatcaaaaataagtaacaacggcaaaaaaaataaataaaataaataaataaattatatattatatatatatgtttttaaaatatacaaaatatatatacatatttgtaaataaatttacttgtagaaaatattttatgttaatatattttgaaaacatatttaagttatatatatggccaaatatatatattagatatatagaattaagaaaatatttaaaacatatttaagttttttattttttatttttgtataatgcaaAGCTAGAACAGCTGTCTGTCTTCTGGATCCTTTGCTGTATATTTATTTGCCAAATTTTCAAAACCACGATTTTACCTCTCGTCTAAGTCGCGTGAACGCGCAGCGCTGTCGGTCCCGCGCAGAGAAGGAGGAAGGGCGCGCGCATGCTCGTGCACGAAGCGGAATGAATACTAATGTGGAAGATGGCGGCGGAGGGAGGTGGGAAGGAGGCGAACGAAATCAAAACTCAGTTCAGCACACGGGAGGGCGTCTATAAACTCCTGCCGAACTCCGAGTACAGCCGGCCGAACCGCGTGCCCTTCAACTCGCAGGGCTCGAACCCGGTGAAAGTCTCGTTCGTGAACGTGAACGACCAGTCCGGTACAGGAGAGAGAATCTGTTTCAATGTGGGCCGGGAgctttacttttacatttataaaggCGTCAGGAAGGTAACGGCATGATGACAGCTGCTGGGACGCTTTCGTCCGCTTTACACGAGTTTATGACAGTAAAACTGACACATGCACGTGCAAAAATAAGTGTGCATTGGTCAGGAAAAGCGTTAGACTGTGCACTGTGTGTATGTAATGTTTACAACTCGAGTTGTATGTAAATGCAATCCGAAACTGATTTCCAGCAGATCCAGAGTTATGTTTGCGGTTAAAGCGGTAAACCTGTCGCGTGATGTTTAAATACAGTTGCAATCCAGAACATAGTTTGTAGTCATAGTTTTGGAGCAGATCTAAATTTATGCATGATGTTTGGGGCTTGCATTGTGTTTCAAACTTTTGCATTATGTGgcaattatataaacatttttaaaactgctaATGCATCTTAGAATATATATTTGCTGATTTTTTTCACCGATCCAGAGTTATGCATGAGTTTTGGGGTGGGTTACTTGTTGAAAAAGCTGTTGAGTGTAAACCTTTGTGTCGTGCATCCAAAATATCCTACGCACTCTGTCATTTTGCAGGCAGATTTTGGCGAATGCATGAGGTTTTGGGTGGGTAACCTGTTGCATGTTGTTGCATAGGGCATCATTTGTGTTTACAGCataatttgcaaataattttaaatgcatgcaagtgCAGCCCAGAATATTTTGTGGATCAACTGATTCAGATGCAGATCATGTGTGTGCATTAATTGATCAGTGAGACCCAGATCTTTAATTGCAAATCATGCACTCTTTAACCTAACATAATGCTTGTAAAGATATTAAATTGCTGCTTGTTTCTGATGTCACCAGGCCACTGACTTGAGCAAACCCGTGGACAAGCGGATATATAAGGGAACGCTTCCCATGTGTCACGACTCCAATGCTCTGACAGCCACGGCGGAGAGCGTCTCGCTGCTGGTGGGATTTTCTGCAGGGCAAATACAGCTCATTGACCCCATCAAAAAGGAAACCAGCAAACTTTTTAATGAAGACGTGAGTCCTGAACTCCATTCTAGCAACTTCTTTGTTTAAGATTAAAcctaaacagttttaaattagtTGTTAAGTCAGTGATCTGGAATAGATCAGATCTTCGGGTTTCAGACtggaaaaacacattaaaaagcaaattaagtgattttctgtgttaaagaagacacattttattgtctttctaatggaattaaatgtatattttaaaaatatttctaaataaattatactttacattaagaaaattaaatctattttaggaccattattattattattattatttttttttttgctacacaTAAGAGTGTAAAAAAATGATGTGattaggcttttatttatttaaaacatcttaatttgctaaattgtattgtttttgcataaattcaaaaaaattatattatatttgacaaagaaaatgaaatatattttatcttatgACCATTAAGTcacagttaaaataaattcaaaaaaaacaaaaaaaaaacaataataatgtgatttaaggtttttatgttaaaatgcaaaattttatatatatatatatatatatatatatatatatatatatatatatatatatatatatatatatatatatatatatatatatatatatatatatattagtgctgttgaataaaatgaataaatatgtttatttacattaataaaatgaattggaTTTTTCAACACTAATTTAAGCTAGTTGTGACGTTAGTGATATGACATACatgacataaaaagaaaacacacaaaaaaagcgcATTATTTGATTTTAGGCCTTTTAGTTTAAAGACGTAAAATTTTTATGtctttgtaataaatatatattttttttaattttcaatattgaataaaatgaatgaataaataaataatattttatatgaagaaaattaaattttttttaaggacCATTAAGATTTATTGTTTATGTGTAGCTTGCAACATTTTGAATCTATTTTTGCATCTTTTGtaattctgtctctctcttttttgtttctgttctaACAGAGACTAATTGACAAGTCGGCAGTGACGTGTTTAAAGTGGGTGCCGGGTTCAGAGCACCTGTTCCTGGTGGCTCACAGCAGCGGATGTTTGTACCTGTACAATGTGGAGCACACCTGCGGAACGACTCCGCCACATTACCAGCTCCTGAAGCAGGGCGAGAGCTACGCCATTCACACCGGCAAGAGCAAATCGGCCCGCAATCCTCTCCTCCGCTGGACGGTGGGCGAAGGCGCAGTTAACGAATTCGCTTTTTCGCCTGACGGAAAGTTTCTGGCCTGCGTCAGTCAGGATGGATTCCTTCGCGTCTTCAGCTTTGACGCGACGGAGCTGCGAGGCACAATGAAAAGCTACTTCGGTGGGCTCCTGTGTGTTTGCTGGAGCCCCGACGGACAGTTCATCGTTACCGGCGGGGAAGACGATCTCGTCACGGTCTGGTCGTTTTCGGACGCCAGGGTCGTCGCTCGCGGACGAGGGCACAAATCGTGGGTGAGCGTCGTTGCATTCGACCATTGCATCACTAGCACTCAGGATTGCAAAGCGCTGGCGGAGTTTAGCGGAAGCGACGAAGACTTCCATGACAACTCGCAATTCAACGGAAATCGCGAACGGGCGAATAGCGCGCAATCTGGACTATCCAAACAAAACTCTACGAACGGTAGCGTGACGTACCGGTTTGGCTCCGTTGGTCAGGACACTCAGCTATGCTTATGGGACCTTACAGAAGACGTTCTGTTTCCGTTATCCAGAACGAGGACTCAAACGAACGCAATGAGCGCGGAAACAGGCGCTAATGGAAACAGTAGCGCAAACTCTTCGTTACCGCGCTCGAATAGTTTGCAACACTCGGCAGGCAGCAGCCCGAACAGCAACAAACCAGCCAGCATCGTAGACAGTGCTTTGATCGCGACAGGCGTCAGCAAATTCGCGACGTTAGCTTTGCACGAGGTGCGTAAGGAGCGGAATCAGGAAAAGGAGCACAAACGCAATCACAGCATAAGCTACATCAGCAACAAGAGCAGCGACAAGCTCAACCAGATCATCGGTGCGCGAGCGGCTAAAACGGACGCCGCGAGGATGCTGGAAATGACTTCGTGTCCGCGCATGGAGGAAATCCCGCTTCTGGAGCCGCTGGTTTGTAAGAAAATCGCCCAGGAGAGACTCACGGTGTTGGTTTTCCTCGAGGACTGTTTGGTCACTGCCTGCCAGGAGGGATTCGTTTGCACGTGGGCACGGCCCGGAAAAGTGGTGAGTAGCGACTTCTGGGTTGAGTTTAGTGTGTgatgtagggatgtaacgattaaccgcgagccggttgaaaatcgattcaattatgtgacgattcaaatcggttgagatgctaaacaaatcgtgattcatttaggggcaggagtttatatgaatgtgtgtctgaggggaacttactgtcttcaTAAAAGtgtagatggtattttttcttttcatcttgcctctgtgtaatgcacattaaagttcataagtgcagcgctgctttgtttacggcggtaaccaaggaaacgctttaagctccacctgctgcagtgttcataagtgctttgtttacggcggtaaccaaggaaacgctttaagctccacctgctgcagtgttcataagtgctttgtttacggcggtaaccaaggaaacgctttaagctccaccttctgcggtgttcataagtgctttgtttacggcggtaaccgaggaaacgctttaagctccacctgctgcagtgtccATTAgtgctttgtttacggcggtaaccgaggaaacgctttaagctccacctgctgcagtgttcataagtgctttgtttaacgcggtaaccgaggaaacgctttaagctcaacctcctgcagtgttcataagtgctttgtttacggcggtaaccgaggaaacgctctaagctccacctgctgcggtgttcataagtgctttgtttacagcggtaaccaaggaaacgctttaagctccacctgctgcggtgttcataagtgcttcgtttacagtggtaaccgaggaaacgctttaagctccacctgctgcggtgtttcataagtgctttgtttacagcggtaaccaaggaaacgctttaagctccacctgctgcggtgttcataagtgctttgtttacagcggtaaccgaggaaacgctttaagcgccacctgctgcggtgttcatgagtgctttgtttacagcggtaaccgaggaaacgctttaagctccacctgctgcggtgttcataagtgctttgtttacggcggtaaccgaggaaacgttctaagctccacctgctgcggtgttcataagtgctttgtttacagcggtaaccgaggaaacgttctaagctccacctgctgcagtgttcataagtgctttgtttacagcggtaaccgaggaaacgttctaagctccacctgctgcagtgttcataagtgctttgtttaacgcggtaaccgaggaaacgctttaagctccacctgctgcagtgttcattaGTGCTTTGTtcacagcggtaaccgaggaaacgttctaagctccacctgctgcggtgttcataagtgctttgtttacggcggtaaccgaggaaacgttctaagctccacctgctgcggtgttcataagtgctttgtttacggcggtaaccgaggaaacgttctaagctccacctgctgcggtgttcataagtgctttgtttacggcggtaaccgaggaaacgctctaagctccacctgctgcagtgtccataagtgctttgtttacggcgataaccaaggaaacgctctaagctccacctgctgcggtgttcataagtgctttgtttacggcggtaaccgaggaaacgctttaagctccacctgctgcagtgttcataagtgctttgtttacggtggtaaccgaggaaacgctttaagctccacctgctgcggtgttcataagtgctttgtttacggcggtaaccgaggaaacgctctaagctccacctgctgcggtgttcataagtgctttgtttacggcggtaaccgaggaaacgctttaagctccacctgctgcggtgttcataagtgctttgtttacggtggtaaccgaggaaacgctttaagctccacctgctgcggtgttcatgagtgctttgtttacagcggtaaccgaggaaacgctctaagctccacctgctgcagtgttcataagtgctttgtttacggtGGTAACCGAGGAagacgctttaagctccacctgctgcagtgttcataagtgctttgtttacagctgtaaccgaggaaacgctttaagctccacctgctgcagtgttcataagtgcttatgaaatgatatgcaagtgctatactactatattattatagtgttatatttcagtttcacaaagaaacatgcaggattttgtccaagcaataataaaaggacacatttaatttataatgtgtCTTAAATCTCGTGAATTGAATCGTTACATGCCTAGTGCGATGTTATTAGTATGTGCTGAAAATGTTCCATTCGAggtgtagatgtgtttgtttcttcatcagatttggagaaatgtagcattggaTCACTAGCTATGTGTCTAaccacctatttttatgcgcattttggaatatcgcatttaaaaaaaaaaaaaaatgctggatggacACGCCAAGATGTggataaattctaaaaatgtgcattaaaaacttaaattcagtTGGATAGACTTTTTatccaaaaggaaaaaaatataactatataaaaaaaatataacacataaactacgatggaaacacatttacagaaTAAATGTGCACAAGTTTAAATCGCATCTTTGgttggaaacatagctactggttcagcaatggatgctctgcagtgaatgggtgccgtcagaatgagagtccaaacagctgataaaaacatcacaataatccacaagtaatccacagcactccagtccatcagtgaacatctggagaagacaaaagatgaaacacatccagcattaagatgtttttaactcaaatacatagagtctataatccataataacacttcctccagtgaaaaagtgttctggtgtgaatcaggagagaaatctgcacagatcaagcagcttttaaacagctctaaacaaatatgtgtctggattttgatgtgagagacaacaggagatgcactttttcactgaaggaagtgttattatggattatagactctatgtattttagttaaaagcgtcttaatgctggatgtgtttcatcttttgtcttctccagatgttcactgatggactggagtgctgtggattacttgtggattattgtgatgtttttatcagctgtttggactctcattctgacggcacccattcactgcagagcatccattgctgagacactgatgcagtgctacatttctacaaatctgatgaagaaacaaactcatcctaatattgtatggcctgagggtgaacacatttgtTATAGTTATCTACAGTCCCCTGTGCCAAAGACCGAAGCGTTTTGCAATATGCTTCAGTTTACAGCATTAAATATTGGTTGAAAATCACTTTTTAGTGAGCATTTGTGTTCTATTAAAGTTTTGAGGCGACTGTGAACATTGTGATCATGGTGCCAGGTTTTGTTcttgccaaacaaacaaacatctgatcACTGAACCAAAGGGTTTGGGACTCAACCGTtagaaaaaactattattttattgctaGAACagttaaaacagctgttttctgtgtgaatctctgttaaactgtaatttatttctgtgatgtgcagctgtattttcagcatcattactccagtcttcagtgtcacatgatcttcagaaatcattctaatatgatgatttgctgctcaagaaacatctgattattatcaatgttgaaaacggtatatttttgtggaaaccatgatgctttttatttttcaggattcacagatgaacagaaagcatttatttgaaacagaaacattataaatgtgtttagtgtattttttgataaattttttgcttgaaaaataaatctttttttttatttatttgggaatagaaaatttttattttttttttttgtctctttaggGTCTGTTGTCGTCCCAGAACCAAGACAGCTCTCCCAGCGGGACGGTCGTATAGCTGCTCAAACTGGAGCTTCAGACGCATTACATCACGTTTGCTGAGGAACACGCTTTTATTATTCACGCCGAAGCCTGTCAAGATCATATTTCACCCTTAAATATTTCGCATAAACAaaatgaagccttttttttttagatgttatgcattattttcatgacgaTTAAACACATTTTCAGCCTAATTCTTGTTACTGTGATGCAATATATTGTGAAGTACGACGGTAAGTACCATAATAGTATTTAATGTATGCGGAgtttaattaaaagcaaaataattctGTCCAAACAGGATGGTTTTCGATACTGTATGACAGTGTTTTTCACATAAGCTACTCAGAATTGGGGAAAAGTGtgtaattgtcatgaaaataatgattaGGGGTTAAATATGACGTTCTCGGCAGGTTTTAAGAGTAAGTCAGTAATTAGTTTTCGTTGTGTTTTATAACTACCATATAGTTCACAGAATCGCAGTCCTTTCCTTCCACTTTCATGCCGATCCTCCGTTTGTCCTCGCTGTATTTCTGAGCTCAGTACAAACCGACTGTGTTTCACGCTGATTGTTGAAACTgtgtttttctcataattgcattGGAACAAAAGCTGACGCGTTTCGGCTCCGTCAGCGCTGGATGCTGCAATCATACTTCTGTTCACGAGTGGAAAATCATTTGCACTGAATAATTAGAAGTAAAATGGCTTTACAAATGTTTGGAGTCGTAAAGGACTCCCTAGAAATGCTGTCAAAGCATAAAGAGAACTTgtgagcatttattttaatattgtttcgAATGAAACGGGTTATTGTACgatgtgtaaatattgtaaattacgGATTTATGAGGGAGTgaaataataattacacaaatagaaaacagttgtattTCTAATACAgaggcatttatatatatataaaattaaagtgatcttaaataagcatatttttgGCTTGTGTTTCATTATCAGATGGTTTTTGTGAGTATGGTTTggatataattattaatttaacccttgtgctgtgcaGATAATTCATCCTTTAGCTAATTTGGTGTTAGAAATTGTTTGTTAATCtcttgttatgctatattatcagtAAATCTTCGATTCAATgcttttatcaacttgtttttaatatgaatattaataatgagatttaagacaaattataaattaattaaataaatgcttttatttctcATACAAAATGCTGCGCATTTCTTTGTGAAGTTGAgatatgtcaaataacaaaataatcaaataacacaaatgaaggctcttttgatttaaattaaaggCATCCgctgcattttaatcacgatcCAAATAAAGATTCCACATGCATGCAGCGTGAGccgtttttaatctaaattatattGCATGATTTTAAAGATGTGACGCAAAGACAATGCTCTGATtatagctttgtgaaattatgctgcataaaacatctgcatgaaacaaaaacagcagacgggcgAATGAGATGCAAATTTACATTcagacagtaggtggcgcttatggaacaggtGGAGAAAATACCATGtgaacttttctgaagacagtcagagaCACACCCGAGTGTTTCGCAATTCATTTAGCATCCAGGGATTAAAGTGTTCTGTCTCTACGACGGATTTTCATCGGTTCATAAAGAGAGTCACtagcttcattcctgaatgaatcagccgttcgAACGAATCGATTGAATGAAcgattcagtgataaaatcagtgacttgctggcggatttagtttaatttttagcgTATAATTTCCGTAAGGAGCGCTTGTCctcttaattaaaaaatttaagagCACTTTCTAATCAATAGTCAAAAATAAGCCTTTCTGATACGAGGTGACATTTGACTCCTTAAATTGACTTACAGGAGTATTTTCTTCTTACCCTTATAATGGCATCATTTTCATCtatgtcaaattcaaaaatgtacgtgtataagctttttaaaatttctatttaaaacaatataataagtaGAATAAGACATAAGTTACCAATCGTGtgaattactattaataaattcattttttactacagaggtggcacagaagaacacaaaagtggcttgtagGTACATTTCCAGACGTTTAATGAAGCTCAGAGGTggcattaaattcataaattaatgtgGAGATTAacgttttaaatataacattttgaatacagaaatattaaatgatttaaataattgaaattacacactaaaaaaaattaactaaatccTCCAGCAGGTGACGACAAGTCACTGATttgatcactgaatcattcattcaatcgatTCGTTTGAACGAACGGatgaatcattcaggaatgaagcaagcgaCTCTCTTTATGAACCAACGGAACACTTTTATCCCTGTTTTATTGATTTGGCTTGCATTTGATACATCCCTAGTTTTCATAATAAATCAACTCTTGCAATATTCAAATCTAAAGTTTTGTGTGTTTCTGGGCCAAACCTTTAACCACCACACTGGCATTTTATTCCCTGCTTGAGTTTCCGAACGGAGCGGCCTTTCATCTGATGTGTCCAGACTTTGGTTCTTATAATTGGGAAATTAACTCAGAGAGACAGTTCGGTCTTGGCACACACACAAGGAGTATTTTGATGGACACAGTGTGGTACATACTTCATTCTGATCTGCTTCTGAAAATATGTTTTGTGCATAAAAAGACAAACCTCATAATTAtgttttgaacattaatttccagtaaaaatgcattgcaattttttttcattcatttctataGCACAAATGCGAGTCTTAAAGCCAAACCATGCTGAAGGATTTAATATCTGCACAATGTTAGTAACTGGAAAAATTGCAGGGTACTTAATACAATGAGAGATTTAAAGGCAATCTTTAAAAGGAGATCATTTTTGACTGGAAAACCCAAATTGTTGCATTGACGTCGCTCACACAATGTCTATCGGTGTTATTGATCTGCATTTAAACACAAGCATTTAATGATTAATAGGATGCATTTCAGTGGAGTTCTTTGAATTATTAGCTGAAAAGATTGTGGTAAGAACCcatgtatgcatttaaaaagtGTTCAGATCAGATATTCACCAAAGAGACAATAAAACCGGTGAAAAATCCCACACACAATGAAGGAAGAATCGAGTCGCATATACTGTAAGATCAACCCTGTTTACATTTACTATACTAACTGTAGTTCTCCTAAAACATCACACACTAGCTCCAAAGGCTTTATTTTCCCATGCTCTGTTAGATCTGTGAAGATTGAGGCCACAGATCTGAAAGCTTGTGTAAATGGGACGAAGCGTCTATAAGGGGCTAATGAGAACTGCGAGACAGTCAATGCAATTTTAATGCTTCAAAACCATTCGAATACTGGAATACGTTCAATATGAAGCAGAACCTTACACCTGGAAAATGGTCAGTTACATTCaagcaaatagaaaatagttcatCTGCATATCAAAAATAGCCCAGTCGTTTCAGCATAACCATAAACAGAAGGTGGAATTATGATCAAAAGTACACTCtgtagatatacacacacacatatacacataatcaTGAGAAAGTTCATGCTTTTGCAGATCACACATACAAATGTCATTTTCGGAAATGGcacaaaaatgctgtttaataATAGATAACATGACAACAGTAACACTTGTTTTCAGTGATAATACTTCAGTGATGCTCATAACCACCAAATCCAAAcgtcacatactttttttttttatttggaatatcTCAATAAAACAGGCAATAGCAAGAAATAGTACGTTAAGAACTCTTAAAGGCTTTCATTAGAggatgcaaaaacaacaaaaacaatacg
The sequence above is drawn from the Cyprinus carpio isolate SPL01 chromosome B20, ASM1834038v1, whole genome shotgun sequence genome and encodes:
- the LOC109053673 gene encoding WD repeat-containing protein 20-like, yielding MWKMAAEGGGKEANEIKTQFSTREGVYKLLPNSEYSRPNRVPFNSQGSNPVKVSFVNVNDQSGTGERICFNVGRELYFYIYKGVRKATDLSKPVDKRIYKGTLPMCHDSNALTATAESVSLLVGFSAGQIQLIDPIKKETSKLFNEDRLIDKSAVTCLKWVPGSEHLFLVAHSSGCLYLYNVEHTCGTTPPHYQLLKQGESYAIHTGKSKSARNPLLRWTVGEGAVNEFAFSPDGKFLACVSQDGFLRVFSFDATELRGTMKSYFGGLLCVCWSPDGQFIVTGGEDDLVTVWSFSDARVVARGRGHKSWVSVVAFDHCITSTQDCKALAEFSGSDEDFHDNSQFNGNRERANSAQSGLSKQNSTNGSVTYRFGSVGQDTQLCLWDLTEDVLFPLSRTRTQTNAMSAETGANGNSSANSSLPRSNSLQHSAGSSPNSNKPASIVDSALIATGVSKFATLALHEVRKERNQEKEHKRNHSISYISNKSSDKLNQIIGARAAKTDAARMLEMTSCPRMEEIPLLEPLVCKKIAQERLTVLVFLEDCLVTACQEGFVCTWARPGKVGLLSSQNQDSSPSGTVV